In Alteribacter lacisalsi, a genomic segment contains:
- a CDS encoding M20 metallopeptidase family protein has translation MTLNVKGKAKKLENMLVSYRRHFHENPELSQEEERTSRTIQQFLKEEGIPFETGFATHGILGIIEGGKPGRTVALRADIDALPILEKNEVEYKSKTDGKMHACGHDAHTAMLMGTGKLLNEMKEEIAGKVLLVFQPAEELAPVGGAANMMKDGVFDKHKPDAIFAQHMWPDLPVGQLGIVNGPVMGNSDRFTLTIEGAGGHASMPHQGKDAIVIAAQVITHLQTVVSRNVDPMESAVITFGEIKGGDRYNVIASSVTIEGTVRTNKDEVKKKVKHRMKTALAGLADASEVTFSLDYKDGYPATVNSPEWVDTVTRTAHDLLGEDAVPHVNPSLGGEDFGRFLLEYPGFYFWLGTAIPERETQKPLHDSQFDINEESLVLGTEAMAQLAINALERLNGENGE, from the coding sequence ATGACACTGAACGTAAAAGGAAAAGCAAAGAAGCTTGAAAACATGCTCGTAAGTTACCGCCGACATTTTCATGAAAATCCTGAACTGAGCCAGGAAGAGGAAAGAACGTCCCGGACGATTCAGCAGTTTTTGAAGGAAGAGGGGATTCCATTTGAAACCGGTTTTGCCACTCACGGTATTCTCGGAATCATCGAAGGAGGAAAACCGGGGCGGACGGTAGCCCTCAGGGCCGATATTGATGCGCTTCCGATTCTTGAGAAAAACGAGGTGGAATACAAGTCGAAAACAGACGGGAAAATGCACGCCTGCGGCCATGATGCCCATACAGCTATGCTGATGGGCACCGGAAAACTGCTGAACGAGATGAAAGAGGAGATCGCGGGAAAGGTTCTGCTCGTATTTCAGCCTGCAGAGGAACTGGCGCCCGTTGGCGGTGCTGCCAATATGATGAAAGACGGGGTATTTGATAAACATAAGCCGGATGCGATATTCGCCCAGCATATGTGGCCTGATCTTCCGGTCGGCCAGCTCGGCATCGTTAATGGTCCGGTGATGGGCAATTCCGACCGCTTCACCCTGACGATTGAAGGGGCTGGCGGGCATGCGAGTATGCCCCATCAGGGAAAGGATGCGATTGTGATCGCTGCCCAGGTGATTACCCATCTGCAGACTGTTGTGAGCCGTAATGTGGATCCGATGGAATCAGCCGTCATCACCTTTGGAGAGATCAAAGGCGGGGACCGCTATAACGTTATTGCGAGCAGCGTTACGATCGAAGGCACGGTCAGAACAAACAAGGACGAGGTAAAGAAAAAGGTCAAGCACAGAATGAAAACAGCACTGGCAGGACTTGCAGACGCAAGCGAAGTGACGTTTTCCCTTGACTACAAAGACGGGTACCCGGCCACTGTCAATTCCCCCGAATGGGTGGATACGGTCACCAGAACAGCACACGACCTCCTCGGTGAAGATGCAGTGCCCCATGTAAATCCGAGTCTCGGTGGAGAGGATTTCGGCCGTTTTCTCCTTGAATATCCGGGTTTTTACTTTTGGCTTGGTACGGCCATTCCTGAGCGTGAAACGCAGAAGCCGCTTCACGATTCCCAGTTTGATATTAACGAAGAGTCCCTCGTGCTCGGAACAGAAGCGATGGCCCAGCTGGCGATCAATGCTCTTGAGCGGCTGAATGGAGAGAATGGGGAATGA
- a CDS encoding amidohydrolase — translation MIHLDEYADRLEPLLKGWRRQFHREPETGWTEYRTTWRIYEELSRLSFTLYIGDDCLVNEARMGVPAEAELRKAEEKARAAGVPETLLKQISRGRTGVVATMDTGKPGPETAMRFDIDALPVNEASVPGHLPEDQGFRSAEEGRMHACAHDGHTAIGLAVAHFLHDHQHQLRGTFVLLFQPAEEGSRGAKAMVEKGWLDHADYFLGGHIGIEDLPVGTISAGSDQFLATSKFDLAFTGTAAHAGKRPEEGKNALLAAAACVQNLHSIAPHSGGATRLNVGTLKAGSGRNIIPEQAYLTGETRGETEELNRYVLEETKRISEAAAAMYGVTADFSVCGTGTVAACDQELKQLITKAASRTDQVTQVLDSVSLGASEDVTHMINRVQKKGGLASYMIFGTPLPAGHHHPSFDFDEAVLKIGFLAFASAVTEISLTEEE, via the coding sequence ATGATTCATCTGGATGAGTACGCAGACCGCCTGGAACCGCTCTTGAAAGGGTGGCGCCGTCAGTTTCATCGTGAACCTGAAACCGGATGGACGGAATACCGGACCACGTGGCGCATTTACGAAGAACTCAGCCGTCTTTCTTTTACCCTTTATATCGGGGACGACTGTCTTGTAAATGAAGCCCGTATGGGGGTTCCGGCTGAAGCAGAGCTAAGGAAGGCCGAAGAAAAAGCCCGTGCTGCCGGAGTTCCGGAAACACTTCTCAAACAGATCAGCCGGGGGAGGACAGGCGTTGTGGCCACAATGGACACGGGGAAACCCGGCCCTGAAACGGCTATGCGTTTTGATATTGATGCTCTGCCGGTAAATGAAGCGTCTGTGCCTGGTCATTTACCAGAGGATCAAGGCTTTCGCTCGGCTGAGGAAGGAAGGATGCATGCATGTGCCCATGACGGGCATACGGCAATCGGCCTTGCGGTTGCCCATTTTCTCCACGATCACCAGCATCAGTTGAGAGGCACTTTTGTACTTCTGTTCCAGCCGGCCGAGGAAGGCAGCCGCGGAGCGAAAGCAATGGTGGAAAAAGGCTGGCTTGACCACGCTGATTATTTTCTTGGCGGCCATATTGGAATCGAGGATCTGCCGGTTGGCACGATCAGTGCAGGATCAGACCAGTTTCTTGCTACGTCTAAGTTTGATTTGGCTTTCACAGGGACCGCTGCTCATGCGGGCAAGCGGCCTGAAGAAGGGAAAAATGCTCTGCTAGCAGCCGCCGCGTGCGTGCAGAACCTCCACAGCATCGCACCGCACTCAGGTGGTGCCACACGTCTGAACGTTGGCACCCTTAAAGCGGGGTCCGGCCGCAATATTATACCGGAACAGGCCTATTTAACCGGGGAAACAAGAGGGGAAACAGAAGAACTGAACCGCTACGTGCTTGAGGAAACGAAGCGGATCAGTGAAGCTGCTGCAGCCATGTATGGCGTAACGGCTGATTTCTCTGTCTGCGGGACTGGAACCGTCGCTGCGTGCGATCAGGAGCTCAAGCAGCTGATCACGAAAGCAGCCTCACGTACAGACCAGGTTACTCAAGTTCTCGATTCGGTTTCCCTCGGGGCGTCGGAGGATGTAACACATATGATCAACCGGGTGCAGAAAAAGGGCGGGCTGGCGTCGTACATGATTTTCGGAACGCCGCTGCCGGCTGGCCATCACCACCCGTCTTTTGACTTTGATGAAGCCGTGCTTAAAATCGGCTTTCTCGCGTTTGCATCAGCTGTTACGGAAATCAGTCTCACAGAAGAGGAGTGA